gtgctgtttgccccgtgtgtcctgcttgttcatccccagccgacggctggttgggccactgtgggaacagagtgctggactagatggacccttggtctgatcgagcatcagggctcttctgatgttccaagTCTTGCGCCAAGTTGTGCCAACTTGTGGATGATCAAACTGgagacggggtggggggtggggacaccCCCCCAAAtagattcttctgacatccccACTTCTGGTTGAGATCCCCCTTCCCCAGCCCAATAACTCCTAGCTTTTCTTTCAGTCGAGTCTGATCTGTTTCCTCTCAGCGGGTATTAAAGGGAAGCCCGTCTTCCTGTGTTTCGTCAGGAATTTTCTCCAGACCAGATCATTCTAAAATGACCTATCCAGAAGTCGAGCAGCAACACGCGCTGCCCCTCACCCTGATCTGCGACAACATCCGTGACCCGGGGAACCTGGGTACCATCCTGAGATCGGCGGCCGGGGCGGGTTGCAGCAGGATCCTGCTGGTCAAAGGTGAGGAATGTTGCGTCCACTGgcgaaagcaggggtggggagctgtGTTATGACTGCGCCTTGACTCCTTGGGGTGGAAGAGTGAATGGCTGGGTCTCCTCCAGAGCAAGTGGGGTGCGGGTGCTTTGGCCACGGTCGCCACGCAGCGCTCCCTCCTCCGGAGACGAAACGGCGCTTTGCTGGCTTGAGGTTTCTTTTCTGTAGCATATTTCTGGGCCGCCTTTGAGGCCTGCAGCAAGAAAGTGGGCCGCTGCATTTTTAAATCAGCCCAGAAAAACAATACACACCTACTGTGGGGAAATACCTGGCCACGCCAGTACTACAGACCCACGGCAAAATACAATCAGGGCTAAGCCGGAGTAAACAAGCAGGCTTTCAGAGCGTTCCTAAAAGCCCGATGGCAACCCATTCCCAAGATGAGGGGCTGCTgcggaaaaggccctgtcttgggCACGTGTCTTGCTCATGAACCCTCAAAGGCAGGCAAGAGAATAGGGCCTCTCTTGCTGCTCTAAAAGCGCAAGCAGGCTGATGTGGGGGAATAGACTTTGAATTGCAGAAGGGACCTCAGAGACCAgctagtccaacccccagctcggTGGAGGCTTTGCAAGGTGGAGCGGCGCTACAGCACCCGACAGACGGCCCTCCAGCCTCCGCTTGGGTGCGTCCTTCCTGACGCCCAAGGCAGCAAGCCTccttggagctggagctggagaagagacgaggacaATTCCCGGTTTGATTCGCTGCCGATTCGTAGAGCTTTCTCTTACCGACCgcttctctcctttctttccccaGGCTGTGTCGATGCCTGGGAGCCCAAGGTACTGCGGGCGGGGATGGGCGCTCACTTCCGCCTGCCCATCACCTCTAACCTGGAGTGGAAGGAGGTGCCAAGCTACCTCCTCCCCGGGACTCACGTGCACGTGGCCGACGGCGCCCAGGCGGTCACCCAAGCTGAGCCTGTGTTGTCGGCCGTGGCCAGCGGCCACGGCTGGGTCTCCAGACCCAGCAACTTGAAAGCCCAGCCGGATTGGGACATCGACGGCACGGGGAAAGGAGAAACGTTCTCGTTGGACGTCCACCATTATTACGAGCGCTGGATGGACATTCCCGCTGCAGTGGTGGTCGGCGGGGAGACGCACGGGGTGAGCGCTGACGCGGAGGAATTAGCCCAGAGCACTGGGGGCAGGCGGCTGCTCATCCCCGTGGTCCCTGGCGTGGACAGCCTGAACTCCGCCATGGCCGCCAGCATCGTCCTGTTTGAGGCGAAGAGGCAGCTCGCGGAGGTCGGAACGGCCCACGCTTCCGGCCTGCGCCTGAACTCCGAAACTGGACGGAGATGAGCTTTGCCTCCGTTCTAGGCTCTCCGTCTCGTCGTGCGGCTCTCCTTTCGCTGCACCCGCTCCGGTTTGGGGGAACAGCTCACCCACTTCCATGGCGGCCTTGTCGTTGCAGGGGAAGAGGAAATGCACACTGGTAGGTGGAGCGTAACGTGCAGCCGGTTATGAACAGCCCGGCATGCCTCCTCAGCAAACGGGATCTCCCCAACCCATCAAAGACAACCCAAACGATTCGCAGAATGTACTGGTTGCTGTCCTCACTATTGGCAGGGATGCTGAATTCTTTCTGCCTacctctgttaaaaacaaaccaataacCTTTTCCTTGCATGTTGaaagctagcacatcagggaaaattgagtttttcctccctctttgaTGTGCTAGTTGACTCCATGCGGGGAAattattgtttcattttattaagAGTGTGTTCCAGAATAGGACGCCCCTACACGCCCGCATGCTGTCCACGGCAGTGCCGTCCAGTTTTTCACCGCCATGCGCTTTACAGCCGCTCTCGTTCCGCTTTGGTTTTGAAATCCAAAGCCGGCAAAAGGTTGCTGCAGCCATTAAGCCTTTGCCCACATCCCTGGCATGAAAAGATACAGCCTAGCGCCTGTCTGCTTTCCCCTCCCGGGTTTTTCTGGCAGGAAAGTTGCATTGCTGTACACTTGACTCAGCGGCTGGAACAGGACTCCTGGTTGACATCACCGGCTGCCTCTGATCCCGGGCCAAAGACGCGAAGCAGAGAGTCACCTCTGGCAGGCGGGCTCCCACGGCTCGCTGAAGCCCTGAAATTGAGGCCTGTTTCAGCCAGGCAAATTtgtgtcacttctctgcccctccctgcctcttTCCTTCTGCACTGTGGCCTGTCCTCTCTGCCCCAGGGTGGGCTGAGTTCGCCGGCGCTTTCCATCGCTTTGAAAAACATCCCGTTTCCAAACATTTCGTCCCACCCACGGGGCAGAAGCTCTGAGACCAATTTGCTCTTTTCCCGGGATCGCTTTTTAGCGCGTTCACGAGCTGCCCGCAGAACCTTGGAATCTGTTTCCACTGAAAAGCAGTCGTCCTGCTTACACCCACGCCAGATGTGTACAGAATAAATTCTGGGtttgcatctctctctttctatttATAGCGGGGAACGGGCAATGGCCAAGTGAGATTTCTCCATGTCATTTTTGGATTGCCGACAGCTTTCGTGCCCCACTAGAACTAACCTTCACCAGCAGCTTTTGACACCCTGTAAAGGAGGTTGAATGGACATTGCTGCTCTCTCTCATTCCATCCATAACGACTTGCCTGTTGCCATACACCACCGGCAtcttttttgcattttctttGGCGTACCTGGCTCAACAAGAGTTCTGTGCAACCCCAAAGTTTGCACACTTTGATTAGTCtcgaatatatatataaaattattacttaagccggggtgggtggggggattttctttctttctgttgtgTCTGATGGGCCAGGCAGGCTGCAAGTCTTCTTTTAACCAGAAGGTGGCAACATTATTGACACATGGAATCTAACACGCAAGGGGGGAAACGGGGCGGATCCGGGTGCGAGAGGAACGTTCTCACATTTTAAACTCCTGTATCGTAAATGCTCCTTCTTTCCGTGTCGGTATCCAGAGGTGAGAGGGGGTTTTCTGGCGGGACGCTTGGTTTTGGGGCCTGGGTCACCTCTCTACACCCCTCCTCACAATGACCTCTTGGAAAAGAAGCGTCTACTTAGATCTCAACTACGAGATACTCGGTCTCTCTGGAATGAACAGGGCTCTACCATACGGCAAAACAACATAAATCATCACCCAATTGTACAAAAAGTGGGCGAGACCAAAATCCACACCTAGGGCCTGTCCCCGGCACCCAGGAATCCGTAATATTGTCTCTTTCCACCCCAGCTAGGGCATAAACCACTCTTGTCTCAACTGCCATTCCACGGAAGTTCCATTGAGATCTTTCCgctcagctttctccaacccggGTGCCTTCCAGGCGTTAGACTACagcccctatcatccccagctagcacggAATGGGGGTTGTCTTAACACCTGGAGGCCACCAGATCAGGGGAAGGCTTAAGGGTGTTGAAGCGGAACCGTGG
Above is a genomic segment from Elgaria multicarinata webbii isolate HBS135686 ecotype San Diego chromosome 22, rElgMul1.1.pri, whole genome shotgun sequence containing:
- the MRM3 gene encoding rRNA methyltransferase 3, mitochondrial → MAALVMPARASLLLLLLRPAWAGAAVGRRGVRALRRSPVRVLPSLAQAQEQQLVRPSPPQVQRGPAPKARADPGSERKEPKKAAASEQPEPEEKLSLHYERAGPGDKRLSKVVTLAKSRDFRERHGKILLEGRRLITDALAAGAVPQTLFFSTVSHVKELPVDKLKGASLVKVKFEDLKAWSDVITPQGVIGIFSRPDHSKMTYPEVEQQHALPLTLICDNIRDPGNLGTILRSAAGAGCSRILLVKGCVDAWEPKVLRAGMGAHFRLPITSNLEWKEVPSYLLPGTHVHVADGAQAVTQAEPVLSAVASGHGWVSRPSNLKAQPDWDIDGTGKGETFSLDVHHYYERWMDIPAAVVVGGETHGVSADAEELAQSTGGRRLLIPVVPGVDSLNSAMAASIVLFEAKRQLAEVGTAHASGLRLNSETGRR